The genomic region TTTCTTCTGTCCGAACAACTCTTCCCGGATATGCTTCTGGAAACTGAATAAACACCTGCTGTCAATGTGTTTCGGTGGCTCCGTGAGCCGACTGGCGATCATACCCACAATCATCGAGATAATGAATCCTGTCATGGAGAACCAACAGTATGAGACGCTGTATATCTCCTGCAAGACCGTCTTTTCTGGAACAACGGTTGTAGTTATCGCCGTTGCCGTCGTCGTGTTGACAAGATAGTATACAGCGTTTGTAGAGTTTGAGTACATTTGAGCGGCGACGGATGAAGTTACGTTGATGTTGCGGTAAATATCACAGTTGTGCGTCGGTCCCGCCGGCTTGGTCGGATCTGGCGGCAGCCCGCTGAAAAGTTTACCCATGTTCAGCCACATGACCACCACCATACCGGAAGCGGCACCGATGAGGAGCCCCTTTGTTGTCGCGCGCCGGTACATGGGCGCCAGGATGAAGATCATACACATTGGTCCGTCCATGCAGGCgaatatactttgtgagatggcCTGAATTGAGCCCGGAAGAATTGAAATCAGGAAGGAGATCCCCATTGCCACAGCTCCGAATACAAGCGTCACAATCTTCGACAGCTTCGTCGCGTACGCTGGCTCGATGTTTGGGTTTCGAACCTTGATAACGTCTTCGTATGTTATAGCGGAAAGGCTGCATAAACAAGAAGAGAGTGTGCTGAAGGCGGCGCTTGAGAGAGCGGCTATGAACAAGCCAGGGAGCCCCGGATGGTTGTTAAAGAGTTCCATAATTGTGAACGGAACGATTGCATTTACGTTGTCAATGATGCCACCGGCGTAGATGTCACATCCCTTAGCCAAGTAGTACGCAAATATTACGCCGCCCTCCAATACCGCCATGATGACGATCATGTTGTACAGGGGGTTGCAGATGAGGTAAAGGTTTCGCGCCGCTTTTACAGTAGGGACTGAAAATACCCGCTGCATGGCGGCTTGGCTATAACTGTAGTACAACCAAAAAATAATGCTTCCGATGGAGAGGTTCCAGAATGTGTAGCGGATCCGGGGATCTAACCGGAACTCGTTGACGTCAAAACGGTTCGTTCTCACGACAGCGCCCGGGCCGCCGGCGTCTATGGTTCCCTTCGCAACGATGGCGATGAATCCCGTAGTCATGATGCAGAACTGAAACACGTCCGTCCATATGACGGCTTTAATCCCGCCGATAGACGTATAGATGGTCGTTATGACCACGTATCCGATGATCGTAGCGTAGTAGGGGATACCCATGACGACCTCGAGGGCAACACTTGTGCCGTAAGTGACGGTACCCATGTAGAACAGGTAATACACAACGCCGATAACCATACACACGTAGCGCAAAACGTTGTCACCGAAACGCAGATTCAGGTATTGGTAGATACTGGTCAGCTTTAGAGGATGAAAGACCGGAACAACAAAATAAGCGGAGAAAA from Dreissena polymorpha isolate Duluth1 chromosome 5, UMN_Dpol_1.0, whole genome shotgun sequence harbors:
- the LOC127831442 gene encoding sodium-coupled monocarboxylate transporter 1-like, coding for MAFTFSIPDYVVFISTVVASFLIGVFFGFWEKRNKHDTPDDYFLAGRRTKTIPVTISFVVTFQSSIMVLAFPAEGYVYGMIYLFMALSGGIAYVFSAYFVVPVFHPLKLTSIYQYLNLRFGDNVLRYVCMVIGVVYYLFYMGTVTYGTSVALEVVMGIPYYATIIGYVVITTIYTSIGGIKAVIWTDVFQFCIMTTGFIAIVAKGTIDAGGPGAVVRTNRFDVNEFRLDPRIRYTFWNLSIGSIIFWLYYSYSQAAMQRVFSVPTVKAARNLYLICNPLYNMIVIMAVLEGGVIFAYYLAKGCDIYAGGIIDNVNAIVPFTIMELFNNHPGLPGLFIAALSSAAFSTLSSCLCSLSAITYEDVIKVRNPNIEPAYATKLSKIVTLVFGAVAMGISFLISILPGSIQAISQSIFACMDGPMCMIFILAPMYRRATTKGLLIGAASGMVVVMWLNMGKLFSGLPPDPTKPAGPTHNCDIYRNINVTSSVAAQMYSNSTNAVYYLVNTTTATAITTTVVPEKTVLQEIYSVSYCWFSMTGFIISMIVGMIASRLTEPPKHIDSRCLFSFQKHIREELFGQKKSDSDSASGEHEEEMKFIQKPGVH